AACCCATCGTAAACTTGCGTTTGGTTCATATTGTCGTAAATCAAAGCATCTTGATTCCCCTTTTAAGTCGCATTGCCAGAAAAGCCACACTTCTTAATGATGGACTAGACAAAGCTAGCTTGCTTGCGCTGATAGTGTGACTTTGGGGGGCAGTACAATATTGTTGTACTGGTTGTAGGTACAGGTGATCGTATCGGTGATGGCCAAAATACTGCAATTTTCAGAGTTTAGAGTATTAACAAGCTAACcaaagcaataatcaataaaccCATGACAATTATGAGAAACATACAAAATAAACGAATGATAATTATGAGACTATCTTTAAGACTCATGAATAGTGAAATGTGAGTAGGTAAGTGGGTCCCATGTACTGTTGAAAATACTTTCACGAGTCTTAACATCGATGTGGGGATAAATTgattgtgaatgatcaaattactcatcaaattgattcttaaaatagaaaggacaacaaatgactgagaaaaagacaacaaatgaccgggacaaagggaGTACTCTATAAGATCGTAAGACTCATTTTGAATTTAGAGATAAAGATAGTTTTAGTTTGAAGAGATTGAGCAGAGTAACTATGAAGAGACAACATTAATCATCCACCCTAATCGTCGTAAAATATTGAGACTTGAgagatcataagtgaccataatAATTTTCTTCTCATTAGACTTATTTCAATCTTAAGGTCACCATAAATCCTTCAACTCAGCAAATGAGAAAGTGCTAGCAAAGTAGGGTGATAAATTAAACACCCAGCAAATCATCATAGTCACTGTTACGTTGTAGTCGCAACGGTCGCACGCATTACGTGGAAAACAATAAACTGAAGCAAACCGAGGTTTTTTATCGCCCAAGTTGATGCCATTATTCGATTCAACACCTGCTTACCAAAACCGTGATCAAATAACAGTATAACACACAAACAGTGATTTCTTAATTATGCTGTCGTCTGACTCAAAGGGCCAAAAACTCTTACCAAGAGCTTCACATATGGAGTTCATCACACCATGCTTGAAACTGTAGACAAAACATGTAGAGGGAAAGAAGTTAATGCCATGAATGACATTAAGCAGAGTAATGGGAGTATTAAATCGCCAACCTATACACATGTGACAAGTCAACATCCCTGTAAGTTATTGGAAAGCCAACATTCTTAATCAGACTAGCAACTTTTATTATCACATCCGCGGGGTTATCCTGAAACGAAACAAACAATCAGCATAATACAATTTACATTTAGCACAACATACACTATATATGTAAACATATACGGAGTGCATTGGAGCATTTAACATACATTTTCCGGCATTGAGGTATAGAAGTTGCTCAAATCACGACCTGCCTTGTGAAATAAATAAAGCAATGCATATACATCAGGAATTTCACCATGGATAGCGCGTGAAACCATATCAGCAGAAGAGATGGTCGGCAGACCAGCATGAGAAACCGTTGGTAGACCTGCAAGTCAGCAAGAATTATTTTTTTGATACTCCCTAGTCTTATGGAACACATAAAGGAGACCAGTTGAGTAAATGTGAATTAGCAAAAATGAAGAGAGAGAGGTAGCTACCTGATTTGAAAGAATGGAAGAGGTCATCATAAGCCAGAAGAAGTAATGCAGCCAGCTCCTTAACATCGCCGCCATGGAATAAGCCTAAAGCCACTTCATTGATTGAAGATGTGTTAGCAGCTACCAAACGGGCACACTCGAGTCTTGGTCTCTGGATAAACGAGATTCATCTTTTACTTGATTGATTGAAGATGTGTTAGCAGTCAACAAATTTCAATGAGTAAGAAATCTAACCGCTTTACGGGCGGAAATGATGAGTATAATTAACTTGATAATAGAGTCCCCTTTACCCCACTGGGTGAAAGGGTCGTCATTCCTGCAATAATTAAGAATAAGAATATTGTCAAGGAGTATCTCATGGATGGATGGGGacaaataagatatgaaaatgaACAAGTTACTCACATAATGTAAAGGAGTATCTCATGGATGGGAAGAATATTTGAAAAAGTTTGATTGGAAAGACGATCAACAAAACAGTGCTGAAACATAAGTTGAAGAATGTGAGGATCTTCCCATTTGGTGGTGATATGGGCAAGAAGACAGGGAGAAAAGACTTGTAAGTGCTCGTAGTAGTTGGTAAATGAATGCTTGAGCATAACAACACTACATTTCTTGGCAGCTTTCCACAAGCATACATCGAATATCGTACAACAAATTATGGGATCCTCCACATACTCCTTCGCATCTTCAGGATACTTTTTGAATttctcatcatcatcttcttccagaATCGTCCCTAGTACTCCATCCATTAATTCCTCTTCCAGCCCATCAATTTCCAAACCAGTATAAAACATCGTCATCCCCATTTCCAATtccaaaccctaaccctagaattTTCTTTTTGTGAtaataattgttccgggtgtaattccagagcagatatttgttaccactcgtagcttgtagaatgtcgtctttgcttgaatcctcctttgatctctcctgaaacgatgaacaaactgagggctcggcttttgccgagcgtactcactccgacgctcaagtcagtgaacttaaagggctAAGTATGCGTTACTTGACTaaacgtgtattgtagagagataaggaagatattaccagatgagtagtggttattaggtcaattttgtggatcctttcctcaatgaaggttgaggagtatttatagactttcaccttttgtcacgtagtggccaagtggccaagtggctagcaggtggaaagaccgttctaccctcggctgATGGACCTATGGCggcggccgagggtcttggatatgagtacgcggatatgtgtccctacTGCTAGTTGTCCGCCGAGACCCGGTGACAgtagatgggttgcatcggctagactgtctaagtcgttgactttgctgtggatacccttgaccttgctcaatatgttgacttggtcagcggtgcagaatatgccccatcaatttgcccccagcgtagtctatgccgtggtatgggctccgatgtatgttgagcgtatattctgcgtaagtattttTGCACAATTtttggtatcggcttcttctgatgcatcggcgtggttcttgttaggccgtaccatatcccccctccacatggatgcgtaaagggcatccgatgtggaaaagaatgtgacgctggccgagaccagggagAGTCttcggttgtttttgattgcccccggccggtgcttcctagcttggttgatcatgtggccggcggagagcaggtacctaggaatttgttgaggaagatgaacaggcgaagagatgtgaatgggcgtattgaatacgcttggtcactgttgcattgattgacatttaactgttgcaacgattgacattccgtggttgcatgtctgacacgtgtctgttcgctgattggttgacgcttcatgggctgtgccctgattggtccttcttcatgggcttttccctataaatagggcagttactccgtgattttggccaccaatttcattttctcaaattttctccaaaatcttcatctttctaaactttcaagagcttccttttcttctgatcttcagagtctttgatccggcaagtgtttttcttcaaggtaaaaaaaaacaaatcttcTTCTATTTTGTTAGTAATTGTtgcgaacatgtcttctgctgatgctggacctagtaaacctgcgtcggggggccctaggtctccttctcctgaggttgatcctcaaattttggaggaatgggaggatgatgatgatgtcggtgattttggtgatgatttcggtgatgatgcggaaaggcctcgtcctaatgaggggaggcagtacgttatggatcacggcgtcgcctgtaaggtccgtcttgaccgtgcttggactcacaagctcgctagttgttccggcgagaaatttttcgagggccattttttctttggtaggggatacaaaattgttatccctgaggagggtcaggccgtctgttgccctccaccgggctacaccggcgtatacatgcggcatttggagtacgggctccggtttccgctgaatgggtacgttatggccatccttagagccatgaacgttgtcgttgcccaactgcacccgttggctatgaggaccataatcggctttgtctggctctgtctcttcaagggagaggccccaacggtgaatttattccgccggcttcaccatctcaaaccatCATTCTCtcgccgcgtcggatggtacagtgtgcaaatggagcagggttatgtctctgttgacaaactttct
This sequence is a window from Silene latifolia isolate original U9 population chromosome 8, ASM4854445v1, whole genome shotgun sequence. Protein-coding genes within it:
- the LOC141595884 gene encoding uncharacterized protein LOC141595884 — translated: MGMTMFYTGLEIDGLEEELMDGVLGTILEEDDDEKFKKYPEDAKEYVEDPIICCTIFDVCLWKAAKKCSVVMLKHSFTNYYEHLQVFSPCLLAHITTKWEDPHILQLMFQHCFVDRLSNQTFSNILPIHEILLYIMNDDPFTQWGKGDSIIKLIILIISARKARPRLECARLVAANTSSINEVALGLFHGGDVKELAALLLLAYDDLFHSFKSGLPTVSHAGLPTISSADMVSRAIHGEIPDVYALLYLFHKAGRDLSNFYTSMPENDNPADVIIKVASLIKNVGFPITYRDVDLSHVYSFKHGVMNSICEALVFWPSPIRSPVPTTSTTILYCPPKSHYQRKQASFV